From Sediminispirochaeta bajacaliforniensis DSM 16054, the proteins below share one genomic window:
- a CDS encoding ABC transporter permease, whose translation MKKIRNFMSLHSMRELGIVFVFAAILLILIILSPNAFARPANLINIIKQASINGILAMGMMFVIISDGIDLSVGSIVALTGVVSASFAHPGEYPLIVPIILALSIGLFVGWLNGVGVAVGNIPAFIVTLGMMTMIRGVALIVSRGAPVFGVTKAYEFIAGGFLFDRIPLLVVYFTIITLISAYILTKTVFGRRVYAVGGNDISAAFSGINVKKIRISVYMISGLLAGFAGLLLASRTVSGNPTAGQSYELDAIAAAVIGGVSMSGGSGKWYGTVIGALLIAVIGNGLDILNVSSHYQLVIKGAIIISAVLLDVKGKEKAA comes from the coding sequence ATGAAGAAAATTAGGAATTTTATGTCGCTACACTCAATGCGGGAGTTGGGAATTGTTTTTGTTTTTGCTGCAATCCTCCTGATTCTCATAATCCTTTCGCCAAATGCTTTTGCGAGGCCTGCCAATTTAATTAATATCATCAAGCAGGCTTCGATAAACGGCATTCTTGCCATGGGCATGATGTTTGTCATCATTAGCGACGGTATAGACCTTTCCGTGGGATCCATTGTTGCACTGACAGGGGTCGTTTCTGCAAGTTTCGCACATCCTGGCGAGTATCCACTTATCGTTCCAATTATTCTCGCCCTTAGCATCGGACTTTTTGTCGGATGGCTTAATGGAGTAGGAGTTGCCGTTGGAAATATCCCGGCCTTCATCGTTACATTAGGAATGATGACCATGATTCGAGGGGTTGCCTTAATTGTAAGCAGAGGCGCTCCTGTCTTCGGCGTTACCAAAGCCTATGAATTTATTGCAGGCGGTTTTCTTTTTGATCGCATTCCGCTTCTTGTAGTCTATTTTACCATCATTACCTTAATAAGCGCATATATACTTACAAAGACGGTTTTTGGCAGAAGGGTCTATGCCGTCGGTGGTAATGATATTTCAGCGGCTTTTTCCGGAATCAACGTAAAGAAAATTCGCATCTCAGTGTACATGATTTCAGGACTTTTGGCAGGATTTGCCGGCTTGCTTCTTGCATCGAGAACCGTATCAGGAAATCCAACTGCTGGACAGTCTTACGAACTTGATGCAATAGCAGCAGCCGTTATCGGTGGTGTAAGCATGTCCGGAGGCTCCGGAAAATGGTACGGCACGGTTATCGGTGCTCTCTTAATTGCTGTGATAGGAAATGGGCTTGATATTCTGAATGTGTCATCTCATTACCAATTAGTCATCAAGGGGGCAATTATCATTTCCGCCGTCCTTCTTGATGTAAAAGGAAAGGAAAAAGCGGCATAA
- a CDS encoding sugar ABC transporter substrate-binding protein, with protein sequence MRKVLLMTMGIMLMTSSLLFAAGSAEDGAAKPKRYALMMSHMTNAFTMELSDAVKSKAKELGVDLTVFDGGQDVSKQISQVESAINQGYAGILIEPASVDGIKPAAEAAKKAGIPLITVNQRITDQELASAYVGANPVEGGELEMRTAAEAIGGKGKVAFLLGPLGSDAQIGRTQGYYNVLKEYPGIEVAYEQSANWRTDEALKLVENWLQTGVELKAIVANNDGMALGALKAVEDAKMLDKIKIYGLDATPDALAAVKEGRLSATISQSTTEQGMVAMETIVKIVNGEKVPAEIIVGHTLLDKKAVDQMAKN encoded by the coding sequence ATGAGAAAAGTCTTACTAATGACAATGGGCATCATGTTGATGACATCAAGTCTTTTGTTTGCCGCAGGATCGGCAGAAGATGGGGCTGCTAAGCCAAAGAGATATGCGCTTATGATGAGCCACATGACAAATGCCTTTACCATGGAATTGTCGGATGCCGTAAAATCAAAGGCAAAGGAGTTGGGTGTCGATCTTACCGTCTTTGACGGCGGCCAGGATGTTTCAAAACAAATTAGCCAAGTAGAATCGGCAATAAACCAAGGCTATGCCGGCATTCTCATTGAGCCTGCTTCGGTAGATGGAATCAAACCTGCGGCAGAAGCGGCAAAGAAGGCAGGAATCCCTCTAATTACCGTTAATCAGCGGATCACCGATCAGGAACTTGCCAGTGCCTATGTCGGTGCGAATCCGGTTGAAGGTGGCGAACTTGAAATGCGTACCGCTGCAGAAGCAATTGGGGGAAAGGGGAAAGTTGCTTTCCTTCTCGGTCCTCTTGGTTCGGATGCACAGATAGGCAGAACTCAAGGATACTATAATGTTCTGAAAGAGTATCCAGGAATCGAAGTCGCATACGAACAGAGCGCAAATTGGCGGACAGACGAGGCCTTAAAGCTCGTAGAGAATTGGTTACAGACTGGTGTGGAACTAAAAGCAATTGTGGCCAACAACGACGGTATGGCCCTTGGCGCCCTTAAGGCTGTTGAAGATGCAAAAATGCTTGATAAGATTAAGATCTATGGTCTTGATGCTACACCTGATGCACTTGCTGCGGTTAAAGAAGGTCGTTTGTCTGCAACAATCTCACAGAGCACCACGGAACAAGGTATGGTCGCCATGGAAACCATCGTCAAAATAGTCAATGGGGAGAAGGTGCCAGCCGAGATAATCGTCGGCCACACCTTATTGGATAAAAAGGCTGTCGACCAAATGGCCAAAAACTAA
- the mazG gene encoding nucleoside triphosphate pyrophosphohydrolase, whose product MTTPTILEDETLYTDAKSPDQAFSRLAAIIKLLRGPEGCPWDKKQTISSMAPQLLEETYEVIDGVKEEDLANTREELGDVYLVTTMMAQILSEDGLSSHTEILNEVCNKLIRRHPHVFSGATAENPEEVLKLWNDVKENVEGKKKPTSILSSVKRSLPPLERAYKLQKKASKVGFDWTNSHDVWKKIQEEFDELVEAYEEHDKDHAEEELGDFLFSVINICRFLDIDPALALHRANQKFCSRFTYVEDKMKEAGYQLSKEYMAAMDRFWNDAKTEGL is encoded by the coding sequence ATGACGACACCAACAATATTGGAAGACGAAACATTGTATACAGATGCAAAAAGCCCTGATCAGGCATTTTCCCGACTTGCGGCAATCATTAAGCTTCTCCGAGGCCCGGAAGGATGTCCCTGGGATAAAAAGCAGACCATCTCATCAATGGCTCCTCAACTATTGGAAGAGACGTATGAGGTTATCGATGGAGTCAAGGAAGAGGACCTTGCCAATACACGGGAAGAGCTTGGTGATGTTTATCTTGTAACGACCATGATGGCCCAAATCTTATCTGAGGATGGCCTAAGCTCTCACACCGAAATTCTGAATGAGGTGTGCAATAAATTGATTCGTCGTCACCCACATGTTTTTTCCGGGGCGACTGCTGAGAATCCTGAAGAGGTTCTTAAACTCTGGAATGATGTAAAAGAAAATGTTGAAGGGAAAAAGAAACCTACTTCGATTCTTTCTTCTGTGAAACGGTCGCTGCCCCCACTTGAACGGGCTTATAAGCTTCAGAAAAAGGCTTCCAAGGTCGGTTTTGATTGGACTAATTCTCATGATGTATGGAAAAAGATACAGGAAGAGTTCGATGAATTGGTAGAGGCCTATGAAGAACATGATAAGGATCATGCCGAGGAAGAACTTGGTGATTTCCTTTTTTCGGTTATCAACATATGCCGTTTCCTTGATATAGATCCGGCTCTTGCTCTTCACCGTGCTAATCAGAAGTTCTGTTCTCGCTTCACCTATGTTGAGGATAAAATGAAGGAGGCCGGATACCAACTCTCGAAGGAGTATATGGCTGCTATGGATCGGTTTTGGAACGATGCAAAAACCGAAGGCCTATAA
- a CDS encoding TIGR03936 family radical SAM-associated protein: MKPSDLIIPEKDLRGILHQVLQPGRYVGGEYGMIRKELAGLYRVGICFPDLYEIGMSNNAVKILYGSLNALEHVACERVFAPAPDFEEELLVHSIPLFTLENGIPLNRLDLLGISIGYELSATTILHVLHAGGVALHSKERREGDPIVIAGGPAVTNPAPFGAFFDGVFIGEAESVFSSLVSRLADAKSQGADRDSLISLLRTSKHIWYPEKSEMTIRASWQGFGPASLGPVPVPNIKVVQDHGVVEIMRGCPNGCRFCHAGYFYRQKREKPLDHILEEVEFLVRCAGYREITLSSLSSGDYSHIHQLITLLNQRYASDGVSFSLPSLKVNSFTLPLLQEISKVRKSGLTFAIEVPGDSAQKTINKSVPIEQVIDILRTAKQAGWRLAKFYFMIGLPVGNTENEVDHIGDYIEEIQQSVRMPINVNVGTFIPKPHTPFQWSRQLHEEEASEKLQRLKGRFRRGPVKLNYHDPFISPLEGVLSRGDARVGALIEQAFKRGAGLDAWEEHVKRDLWRELFANSGWNIAKEILEEKRLDESLPWDTIDLGVGKGFLKREKKRAEEAVLTSICSVPCDHNCGICVSDVSIVETEAPVRGPEPQNSSMKDRPIENESQLTLLCRFSKTGKASFLSHINTMTIFERSFQRAQIRLAFSQGFNPKPKLTFANPLMLGVESNAEYLMVNILLENDDKKQEREKGFQGLVKKLNNVLPDDFAISMCSEVCAPPAGEKKVSLMAAYGGSVYTITAEQKDRLNLLYAYLKKSLPADSSVNHEKDGLRLYLADTGRKDGNLRYYMEGFSQETKNFFPEFTVTRTATLARKRNDKGRGGGSPEPELISYEQFFSAFTP, from the coding sequence GTGAAACCTAGTGATTTGATTATTCCGGAAAAAGATCTTCGCGGTATCCTCCATCAAGTTCTGCAGCCCGGTAGATATGTTGGTGGTGAATACGGCATGATCCGTAAAGAACTCGCTGGATTATATCGTGTCGGAATCTGTTTCCCGGATCTTTATGAAATCGGGATGTCAAATAATGCCGTAAAGATATTGTACGGCAGTTTAAACGCTTTGGAACATGTCGCCTGTGAACGTGTTTTTGCCCCCGCTCCTGATTTCGAGGAAGAGCTTTTGGTTCACAGTATACCGCTTTTTACCCTCGAAAATGGAATTCCCCTCAACCGCCTCGATCTTCTCGGTATTTCCATCGGGTATGAATTATCCGCCACAACAATCTTACATGTCCTACATGCAGGGGGCGTAGCCCTTCACAGCAAAGAAAGAAGGGAAGGGGATCCCATCGTTATTGCCGGCGGACCAGCCGTAACAAACCCTGCTCCTTTCGGGGCTTTCTTCGACGGGGTTTTTATCGGAGAGGCAGAGAGCGTATTCTCCAGCCTTGTTTCACGACTTGCGGACGCTAAAAGTCAAGGCGCAGATAGGGATTCCCTGATCAGCCTACTACGTACAAGCAAGCATATATGGTACCCGGAAAAGAGTGAGATGACAATTCGTGCTTCCTGGCAGGGATTCGGTCCTGCTTCTCTTGGCCCTGTACCTGTTCCGAATATCAAGGTGGTACAAGACCATGGTGTCGTTGAGATTATGCGCGGCTGTCCCAACGGGTGCCGCTTCTGTCATGCCGGCTACTTTTATCGCCAGAAACGTGAAAAACCCCTTGATCATATCCTTGAAGAGGTGGAATTCTTGGTTCGGTGTGCCGGTTATCGAGAGATCACACTCTCTTCTCTTTCTTCAGGGGATTATAGCCATATCCATCAGCTTATCACGCTACTCAATCAACGATACGCCTCCGATGGTGTATCGTTTTCCTTGCCTTCCCTGAAAGTCAACAGCTTCACCCTGCCGCTTCTCCAGGAAATCTCAAAGGTTAGGAAAAGCGGTTTGACCTTTGCCATCGAGGTACCGGGGGATAGCGCCCAGAAAACGATCAATAAAAGTGTTCCTATCGAACAAGTCATCGATATCCTCAGGACAGCCAAACAGGCTGGATGGCGTTTGGCAAAGTTTTATTTTATGATAGGTCTGCCTGTAGGTAATACCGAGAATGAAGTCGATCACATTGGCGACTATATTGAAGAGATTCAGCAAAGTGTACGGATGCCTATCAATGTGAATGTCGGAACATTTATCCCCAAACCCCATACGCCATTCCAATGGTCGCGTCAGCTTCACGAAGAAGAAGCTTCCGAAAAACTGCAGCGACTTAAGGGGCGTTTCCGGAGAGGCCCAGTAAAGTTAAACTATCATGATCCTTTTATTTCGCCCCTTGAAGGTGTTCTGTCCAGGGGGGACGCCAGGGTTGGAGCCTTGATCGAGCAAGCCTTTAAGCGTGGAGCAGGTCTCGACGCATGGGAAGAGCATGTCAAACGGGATCTCTGGCGGGAACTCTTTGCAAATTCAGGCTGGAATATTGCGAAAGAGATTCTGGAAGAAAAGAGGCTTGACGAGAGTCTGCCTTGGGATACTATAGATCTTGGTGTCGGAAAGGGTTTTCTTAAGCGAGAAAAGAAGCGAGCGGAGGAGGCTGTTTTAACCTCCATCTGCTCTGTTCCCTGTGATCATAACTGTGGAATCTGCGTCTCAGATGTTTCAATCGTTGAAACGGAAGCCCCTGTAAGAGGGCCCGAGCCTCAAAATTCGTCGATGAAAGATCGGCCCATTGAGAATGAATCCCAGCTGACACTTCTCTGCCGTTTCAGTAAAACGGGAAAGGCTTCCTTTTTAAGCCATATCAATACAATGACGATCTTTGAGCGATCATTTCAGCGTGCGCAGATCAGACTTGCTTTTTCACAAGGCTTTAATCCGAAACCAAAGTTGACCTTCGCGAATCCGTTGATGCTCGGTGTTGAATCGAATGCGGAATATCTAATGGTTAATATTCTTCTTGAAAATGATGATAAAAAGCAGGAGCGTGAGAAAGGCTTTCAGGGACTCGTGAAAAAATTGAACAATGTACTTCCCGATGATTTTGCTATTTCAATGTGTTCAGAGGTTTGCGCTCCGCCTGCCGGAGAGAAAAAGGTTTCGCTCATGGCAGCCTATGGTGGATCTGTATATACGATAACAGCAGAACAGAAAGATCGTTTAAATCTATTATATGCTTATCTAAAAAAGAGTCTTCCTGCCGACTCTTCGGTTAATCATGAAAAAGATGGCCTTAGACTCTATCTTGCCGATACGGGACGGAAGGACGGAAATCTGCGCTATTATATGGAGGGGTTTTCGCAGGAAACCAAAAACTTTTTCCCAGAGTTCACCGTTACTCGTACTGCGACACTTGCCCGGAAACGAAATGACAAAGGCAGGGGAGGCGGATCTCCAGAGCCCGAACTGATCAGCTATGAGCAGTTTTTTTCAGCTTTTACTCCATAG